From Actinoplanes oblitus, a single genomic window includes:
- a CDS encoding PadR family transcriptional regulator — MSAPMREPTFWILTALAPEPRHGYGVIQEVARLSTGYLTLQAGTLYAALDRLTAQGLVEPDRQEVVDGRPRRYYRLTSDGAAALDAEAERRRASAEAATAQLAARRRFGLGLVSA; from the coding sequence ATGTCCGCACCCATGCGTGAACCCACGTTCTGGATTCTCACCGCGCTGGCCCCGGAACCCCGGCACGGCTACGGGGTGATTCAGGAGGTCGCCCGACTCTCCACCGGTTACCTGACCTTGCAAGCCGGCACCCTGTATGCCGCGCTCGACCGGCTCACCGCACAGGGCCTGGTCGAGCCGGACCGGCAGGAAGTCGTGGACGGCCGACCCCGACGCTACTACCGGCTCACCAGCGACGGCGCCGCCGCACTGGACGCGGAGGCCGAGCGGCGGCGAGCGAGCGCCGAGGCGGCGACCGCCCAACTCGCGGCCCGCCGTCGTTTCGGCCTGGGTCTGGTATCGGCGTGA
- a CDS encoding GNAT family N-acetyltransferase, with protein sequence MHRLRHATYDDISAVLAVLNSAVAWLHQRGSDQWGGIPWHADELLPDLHTGSLYLAETVDRIPIATMSLNDTPDEDFWTPDDDPHAALYLRHLAVDRRAAGHGIGAWMLHQATRRAADDRKNWLRLDAWKTNARLHTYYLDHGFEHVRTVDVSGRNSGALFQRPTAVRPAVTVTPARTEASPPLRIHGADQRKQD encoded by the coding sequence ATGCACCGGCTACGCCATGCCACTTACGACGACATCAGCGCTGTCCTCGCCGTGCTCAACAGCGCGGTGGCATGGCTGCACCAACGTGGCAGCGATCAATGGGGCGGCATACCATGGCACGCCGACGAACTCCTGCCAGATCTCCACACCGGCAGCCTCTACCTCGCCGAGACCGTCGACCGCATTCCGATAGCGACGATGAGCCTCAACGACACGCCCGACGAAGACTTCTGGACCCCCGACGATGACCCGCACGCCGCCCTCTATCTGCGCCACCTAGCCGTCGACCGCCGAGCGGCGGGGCACGGCATCGGCGCTTGGATGCTGCATCAGGCCACCAGACGTGCCGCCGATGACCGCAAGAACTGGTTACGTCTCGACGCGTGGAAGACCAACGCTCGCTTGCACACCTACTACCTCGACCACGGTTTCGAGCACGTCCGCACCGTCGACGTCTCCGGCCGCAACTCCGGCGCCCTCTTTCAACGCCCTACGGCCGTTCGCCCCGCCGTCACAGTGACGCCTGCGCGAACGGAAGCTTCCCCACCCTTACGCATCCACGGCGCTGACCAGCGAAAACAGGATTGA
- a CDS encoding PIN domain-containing protein, with product MKFQAGVRLADADEVLRRAETCWTNVAGGSKSYQDAVAESYPQLRQTFISPDLATGMRSDGYWHLLENTRTASTAASARERAEKMRALNDAFRMEIDQQRDALGKARTELDALKMLAGRPGLPVVIDTNILIVWKSPDQIDWRETLREQGESITQARIIVPLRVVDELDRQKDGDGKLLPGRAATAIRFLERTFSGTAAGEAVPLRHGSTLEIWTASDERGLDADLTILRCAADIAALNPEVGVRVLTGDFGMRLRAGQMSLPVLGLPADRFRK from the coding sequence ATGAAGTTCCAGGCCGGTGTCCGTCTCGCTGACGCTGACGAGGTCCTGCGCCGCGCCGAGACTTGCTGGACGAACGTGGCCGGCGGTAGCAAGTCGTATCAGGACGCTGTAGCCGAGTCCTATCCACAACTCCGGCAAACCTTCATCTCACCGGACCTGGCCACCGGAATGCGCTCGGACGGCTACTGGCATCTGCTCGAAAACACTCGCACCGCGTCGACAGCCGCCAGCGCTCGTGAGCGGGCCGAGAAGATGCGAGCGCTCAATGACGCCTTCCGGATGGAGATCGACCAGCAACGCGACGCCCTCGGTAAGGCCCGTACTGAGTTAGACGCGCTCAAGATGCTTGCGGGCCGTCCCGGCCTACCGGTCGTCATCGACACGAACATCCTGATCGTCTGGAAGTCGCCGGACCAGATCGACTGGCGTGAGACCTTACGGGAGCAGGGCGAGTCCATCACTCAGGCGCGGATCATCGTGCCGCTGCGGGTGGTCGACGAACTGGACCGTCAGAAGGATGGCGACGGCAAACTGTTGCCCGGACGGGCAGCCACGGCGATCCGCTTCCTCGAACGGACTTTCAGCGGTACCGCCGCGGGCGAGGCGGTACCGCTGCGTCACGGCAGCACCCTGGAAATCTGGACTGCCAGCGATGAACGCGGCCTGGACGCGGACCTGACCATCCTCCGGTGTGCGGCCGACATCGCCGCCCTCAATCCAGAGGTCGGAGTGCGAGTGCTCACCGGCGACTTCGGGATGCGGCTACGCGCGGGGCAAATGAGTCTGCCGGTGCTAGGCCTGCCAGCGGACCGTTTTCGTAAGTGA
- a CDS encoding polymorphic toxin-type HINT domain-containing protein, with translation MGTKPQQSSDCVSNSFVAGTPVLMADGTTKPIEQIKPGDQVMAGSVDTNQPTPERVSATIVGAGDKNLIDIDVEATDGTQATVTATDGHPFWVDNDGSPRTPGGDWINAAELRQGQWLKTSTGTLVRVAGTHAYTQHTQVYNLTVDDLHTYYVLAGKTAALVHNCGFSDRAREIWDAEPDQFIKDRVSTVAVIRAQTPLGPVDLIAGSGDGLTPAQMSVPLKAGEMYVPNIPGTDAEQNIFLYMRVHGYELIAGGTSRNVCRNKCLPWIREFGGAMQGEVYPGNGKKTTRQRSFVKVNLGD, from the coding sequence ATGGGCACCAAGCCCCAGCAATCCTCGGACTGCGTCAGCAACAGCTTCGTCGCCGGCACACCCGTCCTTATGGCTGACGGCACCACCAAACCGATCGAACAGATCAAGCCCGGCGATCAAGTCATGGCGGGCAGCGTCGATACTAATCAGCCGACCCCCGAACGGGTCTCGGCGACCATCGTCGGCGCCGGCGACAAGAACCTCATCGACATCGACGTCGAAGCCACCGACGGCACCCAGGCCACCGTCACCGCCACCGACGGTCACCCCTTCTGGGTCGACAACGACGGCTCGCCCCGCACGCCTGGCGGCGACTGGATCAACGCCGCAGAACTCCGCCAAGGTCAATGGCTCAAGACCTCCACCGGAACCCTCGTCCGCGTTGCCGGCACACACGCCTACACTCAACACACCCAGGTCTACAACCTCACCGTAGACGATCTCCACACGTACTATGTGCTCGCTGGCAAGACTGCGGCCCTGGTTCACAACTGCGGCTTCTCGGATCGCGCCCGTGAGATTTGGGATGCCGAGCCGGACCAATTCATCAAAGACAGAGTCAGTACCGTTGCGGTCATTCGGGCTCAGACACCCCTCGGTCCTGTTGACCTCATTGCTGGTAGCGGTGACGGGCTCACGCCTGCTCAGATGTCTGTGCCGCTGAAGGCCGGTGAGATGTATGTTCCGAACATTCCCGGTACGGATGCTGAGCAAAACATCTTCCTATATATGCGCGTTCACGGCTACGAGCTGATAGCTGGCGGAACCTCCCGGAATGTTTGTCGCAACAAGTGTCTACCTTGGATTCGGGAGTTTGGTGGTGCCATGCAGGGTGAGGTGTATCCTGGCAACGGCAAGAAGACGACACGGCAGCGAAGCTTCGTCAAAGTGAACCTGGGGGACTGA
- a CDS encoding DUF6301 family protein, with protein MAGWRALDEPTISRAAANLLSAERWLLTATLTEVAAGLGWTVTRFKPERPRIGAFLDAGHGLGPTGAYFRLDGDARVREISMNITEEIAADAPGADDFKQDIFGTAASALTDAHGRPSELHPGAEPEIWWRRDTATFRLVTKSDAIALQLTPNTLLVGD; from the coding sequence GTGGCGGGGTGGCGAGCCCTCGACGAGCCGACGATCTCCCGTGCGGCGGCGAACCTGCTCTCGGCGGAGCGGTGGCTGCTGACGGCCACGCTGACCGAGGTGGCGGCGGGCCTCGGCTGGACCGTGACCCGGTTCAAGCCCGAGCGGCCGAGGATCGGCGCGTTCCTCGACGCCGGGCACGGCCTGGGCCCGACCGGCGCCTACTTCCGGCTCGACGGCGACGCCCGGGTGCGGGAGATCTCGATGAACATCACCGAGGAGATTGCCGCGGACGCGCCCGGCGCCGACGATTTCAAGCAGGACATTTTCGGTACGGCGGCGTCAGCGCTCACCGACGCGCACGGGCGGCCGTCCGAGCTGCACCCGGGTGCCGAGCCGGAGATCTGGTGGCGGCGGGACACCGCGACGTTCCGCCTGGTCACCAAGTCCGATGCGATCGCCCTGCAACTCACGCCGAACACGTTGCTGGTCGGCGACTGA
- a CDS encoding TY-Chap domain-containing protein, producing MPDLDWETFRDGLARSVAALPNGAALIVRDRERTVCFVQFLFSYDHIVAEVASGWDQWGRPNLSDEEFAALERIGWSPPERDPSLNHGLRLPWPARSAEYRRVADMCVAALRDVFEIPSPASLCYKAFVSPSGDALLMPRLGIASPPDWRL from the coding sequence ATGCCCGACCTCGACTGGGAGACGTTCCGCGACGGGCTGGCTCGCAGCGTGGCGGCCCTGCCCAACGGCGCCGCGCTGATCGTCCGGGACCGGGAGCGGACGGTGTGTTTCGTGCAGTTCCTGTTCAGCTACGACCACATCGTCGCCGAGGTGGCCAGCGGCTGGGACCAGTGGGGCCGGCCGAACCTGAGCGACGAGGAGTTCGCGGCGCTGGAGCGGATCGGCTGGTCGCCGCCCGAGCGGGATCCCAGCCTCAACCACGGCCTGCGCCTGCCCTGGCCGGCCCGCTCGGCCGAGTACCGCCGGGTGGCCGACATGTGCGTGGCGGCGCTGCGTGACGTGTTCGAGATCCCCTCGCCGGCGTCACTGTGCTACAAGGCCTTCGTCAGCCCGAGCGGTGACGCCCTGCTCATGCCGCGGCTCGGTATTGCGTCTCCGCCCGATTGGCGGCTGTGA
- a CDS encoding DUF6301 family protein encodes MVDQQAILRAAQTLLSAEPWLMTVSMTEVTARLGWTVSEFDPDYPDLGALIDSGLGLGPRSGFLGLDEQSRVQQIIVNLTERVSVEGPEVGAFLQDVFAAAAAALTSEFGRPARTVHGEEPQLWWQRPATMFGLITGIDAVSLQLSPNELMGGDWE; translated from the coding sequence ATGGTGGACCAGCAGGCGATCCTCCGGGCGGCGCAGACACTGTTGTCGGCCGAGCCCTGGCTGATGACGGTTTCCATGACGGAGGTGACGGCCAGGCTGGGCTGGACAGTATCCGAATTCGACCCGGACTATCCGGACTTGGGCGCGTTGATCGACTCCGGCCTGGGACTGGGCCCAAGAAGCGGCTTTCTCGGCCTTGACGAGCAGAGCCGGGTCCAGCAGATCATCGTCAACCTCACCGAACGGGTATCCGTCGAAGGCCCCGAGGTGGGCGCGTTCCTGCAGGATGTCTTTGCGGCCGCGGCGGCGGCCCTGACGAGCGAATTCGGGCGTCCGGCGCGAACCGTTCACGGTGAGGAGCCGCAGCTGTGGTGGCAGCGGCCGGCCACGATGTTCGGGCTGATCACCGGGATCGACGCGGTCAGCCTGCAACTGTCCCCGAACGAGCTGATGGGCGGCGACTGGGAGTGA
- a CDS encoding TY-Chap domain-containing protein, whose translation MTDLDWPEFRDGLARSIAALPNGAALIVSDVERTACFVQFMLDRDRVIAEVASGLDQWDRPNLTEEETAALEQIGWSPPEKNPVLNHGVTVAWPAPSSEYRRMADMSVAALRDVFEIPSPASLRYKAFAVSGGAAVPMPRLGIPAH comes from the coding sequence GTGACCGACCTGGACTGGCCGGAGTTTCGTGACGGCCTGGCCCGCAGCATCGCCGCCCTGCCCAACGGTGCCGCGCTGATCGTCAGCGACGTGGAACGGACGGCGTGCTTCGTGCAGTTCATGCTGGATCGCGACCGCGTCATCGCCGAGGTGGCCAGCGGCCTGGACCAGTGGGACCGGCCCAACCTCACCGAGGAGGAAACGGCGGCGCTGGAACAGATCGGCTGGTCGCCGCCGGAGAAGAACCCCGTCCTCAACCATGGCGTGACCGTGGCCTGGCCGGCGCCTTCCTCCGAGTACCGGCGCATGGCCGACATGTCGGTGGCCGCCCTGCGCGACGTCTTCGAGATTCCGTCGCCGGCGTCACTTCGCTACAAGGCGTTTGCCGTTTCGGGCGGTGCTGCCGTGCCGATGCCGCGGCTCGGCATCCCGGCGCACTGA
- a CDS encoding tetratricopeptide repeat protein, with translation MTRDWTPRPQSGQTVVGSVVFGDIIQITGVGGDVTVSLDRPPYRVTAADLTSAAVSVDQARDQPSQLLLAQHQVVPFTGRDRTLDDLAAWVSGTEPVTVKLIHAAGGHGKTRLATYVSTQCAAAGWAVWQFTHTRTPVPGSLGISRVALPGGAVLAVVDYADRWPASALIALLTQLRDLNLRAATTVRVLMLARSSGYWWPAVASAARSTLRIDVQRRPPALPALAADGGNDRPALFSAAATKFAAALDLPPADWPVPDLSGSNFTQVLATHMAALATVDAIRRGRKPPTNPEAASAYLLEREEAYWYALHTRAEDPLPTPPAMMHRTVFAATLTGAQPRTHAQHILATAGFADTRATADQIIDDHTTCYPPSTARTVFEPLHPDRLGEDLLALSTPGHDSDSELERDWTTDTFTALLDDTQPSEWNATAVTVLVETARRWPHIATNLLYPFARQHPEQIIAAGGATITRLASIPDIGPDILQALEPLLPSQPHIDLDIAAAAVSSVLTPYRLARTTDPAEQANLHAAHGYRLANAGQREQALAPAEEAVTIRRRLAEQNPDAYLPDLAASLNNIGTSLSELGRREQALAPAEEATGIYRRLAEQNPDAYLPDLAGSLNNLGTRLSGLGRREQALAPAEEAVTIRRRLAEQNPDAYLPHLAASLNNLGTRLSGLGRREQALAPTEEAVTIRRRLAEQNPDAYLPHLAASLNNLGIRLSGLGRREQALAPAEEATGIYRRLAEQNPDAYLPHLAASLNNLGIRLSELGRREQALAPAEEATGIYRRLAEQNPDAYLPDLAMSLWAYGLICVNVKANYAQALESVTEAISLYKSLAEQLPDMFLGQLSSAYRTLADVLEGLGRANEAANLRRQLDQASSGGSGSG, from the coding sequence GTGACCCGCGACTGGACGCCGCGCCCGCAATCCGGGCAGACAGTGGTCGGCAGTGTCGTGTTCGGTGACATCATCCAGATCACCGGGGTGGGCGGTGACGTGACGGTCAGCCTGGACCGGCCCCCGTACCGGGTTACCGCCGCGGATCTCACCTCAGCAGCGGTGAGCGTGGATCAGGCCCGTGACCAGCCCAGCCAGCTGCTACTGGCCCAGCATCAGGTGGTGCCGTTCACCGGCCGTGACCGCACCCTCGACGACCTCGCCGCATGGGTAAGCGGGACCGAGCCGGTCACCGTGAAACTGATCCACGCCGCCGGCGGCCACGGCAAGACCCGCCTCGCCACCTACGTCAGCACGCAATGCGCCGCGGCGGGCTGGGCGGTATGGCAGTTCACCCACACCCGCACCCCGGTGCCCGGATCTCTGGGGATCTCGCGTGTCGCGCTTCCCGGGGGCGCGGTCCTGGCGGTCGTGGACTACGCCGACCGGTGGCCGGCATCCGCCTTGATTGCCCTGCTGACGCAACTACGGGACCTGAACCTGCGGGCCGCAACGACGGTGCGGGTGCTGATGCTGGCCCGCTCCAGCGGCTACTGGTGGCCCGCTGTAGCGTCCGCCGCCCGCAGCACCCTGCGCATCGATGTGCAGAGACGACCACCGGCCCTGCCGGCGTTGGCTGCCGACGGCGGTAACGACCGCCCGGCGTTGTTCTCGGCCGCGGCCACCAAGTTCGCGGCCGCGCTCGACCTGCCGCCGGCCGACTGGCCGGTACCGGACCTGTCCGGCTCCAACTTCACCCAAGTCCTGGCGACTCACATGGCCGCGCTGGCCACCGTCGACGCGATCCGCCGCGGACGCAAGCCCCCGACGAACCCGGAAGCGGCGTCGGCGTACCTGCTGGAACGCGAAGAGGCGTACTGGTACGCGCTACACACCCGCGCCGAGGATCCGCTACCCACCCCGCCGGCCATGATGCATCGCACCGTGTTCGCGGCAACCCTCACCGGCGCTCAACCCCGAACCCATGCACAGCACATCCTGGCCACGGCCGGATTCGCCGACACCCGCGCCACCGCCGACCAGATCATCGACGACCACACCACCTGCTACCCGCCCAGCACCGCCCGCACCGTGTTCGAACCCCTGCACCCCGACCGGCTCGGCGAAGACCTCCTCGCCCTGTCCACTCCCGGACACGACAGCGACAGCGAACTGGAACGCGACTGGACGACCGACACCTTCACCGCCCTCCTCGACGACACCCAGCCATCAGAGTGGAACGCGACCGCGGTCACCGTCCTGGTCGAGACCGCACGCCGCTGGCCCCACATCGCCACCAACCTGCTGTACCCCTTCGCACGCCAGCATCCGGAACAGATCATCGCTGCGGGCGGCGCCACCATTACTCGGCTGGCCAGTATCCCCGACATTGGCCCGGACATACTTCAAGCCCTCGAACCCCTGCTGCCCAGCCAGCCCCACATCGACCTCGACATCGCCGCAGCGGCGGTCAGCAGCGTCCTGACTCCCTACCGCCTGGCCCGCACCACCGACCCGGCCGAGCAAGCCAATCTCCACGCGGCACACGGGTATCGCCTGGCCAACGCCGGGCAGCGGGAGCAGGCCCTGGCCCCGGCCGAGGAAGCCGTCACCATCCGGCGCCGGCTGGCCGAGCAGAACCCGGACGCCTACCTGCCCGACCTCGCCGCGTCGTTGAACAACATCGGCACCTCCCTGTCGGAGCTGGGTCGCCGCGAGCAGGCCCTGGCCCCGGCCGAGGAAGCCACCGGCATCTACCGCCGGCTGGCCGAGCAGAACCCGGACGCCTACCTGCCCGACCTCGCCGGGTCGTTGAACAACCTGGGCACCCGCCTGTCGGGGCTGGGCCGCCGCGAGCAGGCCCTGGCCCCGGCCGAGGAAGCCGTCACCATCCGGCGCCGGCTGGCCGAGCAGAACCCGGACGCCTACCTGCCCCACCTCGCCGCGTCGTTGAACAACCTGGGCACCCGCCTGTCGGGGCTGGGCCGCCGCGAGCAGGCCCTGGCCCCGACCGAGGAAGCCGTCACCATCCGGCGCCGGCTGGCCGAGCAGAACCCGGACGCCTACCTGCCCCACCTCGCCGCGTCGTTGAACAACCTCGGCATCCGCCTGTCGGGGCTGGGCCGCCGCGAGCAGGCCCTGGCCCCGGCCGAGGAAGCCACCGGCATCTACCGCCGGCTGGCCGAGCAGAACCCGGACGCCTACCTGCCCCACCTCGCCGCGTCGTTGAACAACCTCGGCATCCGCCTGTCGGAGCTGGGTCGCCGCGAGCAGGCCCTGGCCCCGGCCGAGGAAGCCACCGGCATCTACCGCCGGCTGGCCGAGCAGAACCCGGACGCCTACCTGCCCGACCTCGCCATGTCGTTGTGGGCGTACGGGCTGATATGCGTGAACGTGAAGGCCAACTACGCCCAGGCCCTGGAATCGGTCACCGAAGCGATCAGCCTCTACAAGTCGCTGGCCGAGCAACTGCCGGACATGTTCTTAGGCCAACTGTCCTCGGCGTACCGGACCCTCGCCGATGTCCTTGAAGGTCTCGGGCGAGCGAACGAGGCCGCGAACCTGCGCCGCCAGCTTGACCAGGCATCCAGTGGCGGGTCAGGTTCGGGGTGA
- a CDS encoding pentapeptide repeat-containing protein, whose amino-acid sequence MTAQRIDARRRWPWLLSNAGILTVTVIVAGLGITALVVMLLIARHAPDTERAKLLIEALKYGLGFFAAAGAVAALLVAVRRQLLAENAHDLSERNHQLALQAQAHTETDAAERRVTDLYTKAVEQLGSADAAVRLGGLYALERVAQNNPTQRQTIVNVFCAYLRMPYTPPATTTPAAAGPVTELPLPYAGPTASRDPRQELQVRLTAQRILATHLTLPADVTSEQAGTLTPTAGQPFWPGLDLDLTEAQLINWNLSRGHLRHADFTSATFTGDAWFSEATFSGDARFGEATFSGTAQFGKAAFSGVAWFSEAAFSGDARFSEAAFSSTAWFIATTFSGEAWFVGAAFSDDAWFNRAAFTATARFNKVTFSDARFNKVTFTGDAWFADAAFYCTAQFGGAAFTGAALFTTATFIGAGWFGEATFTGDRLVMAEARVALHEDRTDAWPPGWRVAPVPTDGWGRLVEEAPPSISG is encoded by the coding sequence ATGACAGCTCAGCGCATCGATGCTCGGCGGCGTTGGCCGTGGCTGCTGTCCAACGCCGGCATCCTGACCGTCACTGTGATCGTCGCCGGGCTCGGGATCACCGCGCTGGTGGTGATGCTGCTGATCGCCAGACACGCTCCGGATACGGAGCGGGCGAAGCTGCTGATCGAGGCCCTGAAGTACGGGCTGGGCTTCTTCGCCGCCGCCGGCGCGGTCGCCGCGCTCCTCGTGGCAGTCCGTCGCCAGCTGCTCGCCGAGAACGCCCATGACTTGTCCGAACGCAACCACCAGCTCGCGCTGCAGGCGCAGGCGCACACCGAGACCGACGCCGCCGAGCGACGGGTTACCGACCTGTACACCAAGGCTGTCGAACAACTCGGCTCCGCCGACGCCGCCGTCCGCCTCGGCGGCCTGTACGCCCTGGAACGCGTCGCGCAGAACAACCCCACCCAGCGGCAAACCATTGTCAACGTGTTCTGCGCCTATCTGCGCATGCCCTACACCCCGCCCGCCACCACCACACCGGCGGCGGCGGGACCGGTCACCGAACTGCCCCTGCCCTACGCCGGGCCGACCGCAAGCCGTGACCCCCGGCAAGAACTGCAAGTCAGGCTCACCGCCCAACGCATCCTGGCCACCCACTTGACCTTGCCGGCGGACGTCACCAGCGAGCAAGCGGGCACTCTGACACCCACCGCCGGCCAACCGTTCTGGCCCGGCCTTGACCTTGACCTGACCGAAGCTCAGCTCATCAACTGGAACCTGTCCCGGGGCCACCTGCGCCACGCCGACTTCACCAGCGCCACCTTCACCGGCGACGCGTGGTTCAGCGAGGCGACCTTCTCCGGCGACGCGCGGTTCGGCGAAGCGACCTTCTCCGGCACTGCGCAGTTCGGCAAGGCGGCCTTCTCCGGTGTCGCGTGGTTCAGCGAGGCGGCCTTCTCCGGCGACGCGCGGTTCAGCGAGGCGGCCTTCTCCAGCACTGCGTGGTTCATCGCGACAACCTTCTCCGGCGAAGCGTGGTTCGTCGGGGCGGCCTTCTCCGATGACGCGTGGTTCAACAGGGCGGCCTTCACCGCTACTGCGCGGTTCAACAAGGTGACCTTCTCCGACGCGCGGTTCAACAAGGTGACCTTCACCGGCGACGCGTGGTTCGCCGACGCGGCCTTCTACTGCACCGCGCAGTTCGGCGGGGCGGCCTTCACCGGCGCCGCGCTGTTCACCACTGCGACCTTCATCGGCGCCGGGTGGTTCGGCGAGGCGACCTTCACAGGGGACCGACTGGTGATGGCTGAGGCACGGGTTGCACTGCATGAGGACCGGACGGATGCGTGGCCGCCAGGGTGGCGGGTCGCACCGGTTCCGACCGACGGCTGGGGCCGGTTGGTGGAAGAGGCGCCCCCGAGCATCTCCGGCTGA